One Methylobacterium sp. AMS5 genomic region harbors:
- a CDS encoding ActS/PrrB/RegB family redox-sensitive histidine kinase has protein sequence MMDAAHKTLTPTGRHLRLDTFVRLRWLALTGQSAAVVGAQFGLGLNLPFGWCFLVIATSCWLNLALRIRFPASYRLSDDSAALLLAFDIVQLAGLLFLTGGLQNPFSLLFLAPVLISATALPPERTLALGLLAVGLATLLALVHRPLPWFADGRIELPFLYVSGVWTAILLGTAFTGVYAWRVAEETRQLARALAATELVLAREQHLSQLDGLAAAAAHELGTPLGTIMVVARELDRQLGPTASPAIAEDLSLLRDQVDRCRGILSKLTSMGEENEEGESFLQTVTFGHLVEELVAPQRALGIAVEVVRQGEGPEPVCRRNPGVMFGLANILDNAVDFAESRVVIEAGWDAERVTLTVRDDGPGFPSEVLLRAGEPYVTTRNRDRSQNPDEVGGGLGLGLFIAKTLIERSGAQLLLSNITEAGQRGALVRVTWPRHVFEREVIVPHPVAHNSLRPLTERDAAPI, from the coding sequence ATGATGGACGCGGCCCACAAGACCCTAACCCCGACGGGCCGCCACCTGCGGCTCGACACCTTCGTTCGCCTGCGCTGGCTCGCGCTCACCGGGCAGAGCGCGGCAGTCGTCGGCGCCCAGTTCGGGCTCGGGCTCAACCTGCCCTTCGGCTGGTGCTTCCTCGTCATCGCCACCTCATGCTGGCTGAACCTCGCGCTGCGCATCCGCTTTCCCGCGAGCTACCGCCTGAGCGACGATTCGGCAGCGCTGCTTCTCGCCTTCGACATCGTGCAACTCGCGGGCCTGCTGTTCCTCACCGGCGGATTGCAGAATCCCTTCTCGCTCCTGTTCCTCGCCCCCGTCCTGATCTCGGCCACCGCCCTGCCGCCGGAGCGGACCCTCGCGCTCGGTCTGCTGGCGGTCGGGCTCGCCACCCTGCTCGCCCTCGTCCACCGCCCCCTGCCCTGGTTCGCCGACGGGCGGATCGAGCTGCCCTTCCTCTACGTCTCGGGGGTCTGGACCGCGATCCTGCTCGGCACCGCCTTCACCGGCGTCTACGCGTGGCGGGTGGCGGAGGAGACGCGCCAGCTCGCCCGGGCGCTGGCCGCGACCGAACTGGTTCTCGCCCGCGAGCAGCACCTGTCGCAGCTCGACGGGCTGGCCGCGGCGGCGGCGCACGAACTCGGGACGCCGCTCGGCACGATCATGGTCGTGGCCAGGGAACTCGACCGGCAGCTCGGCCCGACCGCCTCGCCCGCCATCGCCGAAGATCTGAGCCTGCTGCGCGATCAGGTCGATCGCTGCCGCGGCATCCTCTCGAAGCTCACTTCGATGGGCGAGGAGAACGAGGAGGGTGAGAGCTTCCTCCAGACCGTCACCTTCGGTCATCTCGTCGAGGAACTGGTGGCGCCGCAGCGGGCGCTCGGCATCGCCGTCGAGGTCGTGCGGCAGGGCGAGGGGCCGGAGCCGGTCTGCCGCCGCAATCCGGGGGTGATGTTCGGGCTCGCCAACATTCTCGACAACGCCGTGGACTTCGCCGAATCGCGGGTCGTGATCGAGGCCGGATGGGACGCCGAGCGCGTCACGCTGACGGTCCGCGACGACGGCCCCGGTTTCCCCAGCGAGGTGTTGTTGCGAGCGGGGGAACCCTACGTCACCACCCGCAATCGCGACCGTTCGCAGAATCCCGACGAGGTCGGCGGAGGGCTCGGACTCGGCCTGTTCATCGCCAAGACGTTGATCGAGCGCTCCGGCGCGCAGCTCCTGCTGTCCAACATCACGGAAGCGGGACAGCGCGGCGCGCTGGTGCGGGTGACGTGGCCTCGTCACGTTTTCGAGAGGGAAGTGATTGTGCCCCATCCCGTTGCGCACAATTCTCTGAGACCCCTAACGGAACGGGATGCCGCACCTATATAA
- a CDS encoding ActR/PrrA/RegA family redox response regulator transcription factor produces the protein MLTQSGTTVPSSDTAFLSDADPLSAFSDRSLLIVDDDKPFSTRLARAMEARGYEVHVAESVSEGVAAVETKAPAFAVIDMRLGDGNGLDVIARLKERRPEARGVILTGYGNIATAVTAVKLGAFDYLAKPADADEIHGTLMAQPGERADPPENPMSADRVRWEHIQRVYELCSRNVSETARRLNMHRRTLQRILAKRAPR, from the coding sequence ATGCTGACGCAGAGCGGGACGACGGTGCCGAGCTCTGACACCGCTTTTCTGTCCGATGCCGATCCCCTTTCCGCCTTCAGCGATCGCAGCCTGCTGATCGTTGACGACGACAAGCCTTTCTCGACCCGCCTCGCCCGGGCGATGGAAGCGCGCGGATACGAGGTCCACGTGGCCGAGAGCGTGAGCGAGGGCGTGGCGGCCGTCGAGACCAAAGCGCCCGCTTTCGCCGTGATCGACATGCGGCTCGGCGACGGCAACGGGCTCGACGTGATCGCCCGCCTCAAGGAGCGCCGCCCCGAGGCCCGAGGCGTGATCCTGACCGGCTACGGAAACATTGCCACGGCGGTGACGGCGGTCAAGCTCGGCGCCTTCGACTATCTCGCCAAGCCGGCCGATGCCGACGAGATCCACGGCACGCTGATGGCGCAGCCGGGCGAGCGGGCCGACCCGCCGGAGAACCCGATGTCGGCCGACCGGGTGCGCTGGGAGCATATCCAGCGCGTCTACGAGCTGTGTAGCCGCAACGTCTCCGAGACGGCACGGCGCCTCAACATGCACCGGCGTACGCTCCAGCGCATCCTCGCAAAGCGAGCACCGCGCTAA
- the purS gene encoding phosphoribosylformylglycinamidine synthase subunit PurS — translation MKARIVVTLKTGVLDPQGKAIEAALKSFGIDEVSGVRQGKVFDLEVASENREQAEATLKAACDKLLANTVVENYTVEIA, via the coding sequence ATGAAAGCCCGCATCGTCGTCACGTTGAAGACAGGCGTTCTCGATCCGCAGGGGAAGGCGATCGAGGCAGCCCTGAAGTCGTTCGGGATCGATGAGGTCTCCGGCGTACGCCAGGGCAAGGTGTTCGACCTTGAGGTCGCCTCGGAGAACCGCGAACAGGCCGAGGCGACGCTGAAGGCCGCCTGCGACAAGCTGCTCGCGAACACCGTCGTCGAGAACTACACCGTCGAGATCGCCTGA
- the purQ gene encoding phosphoribosylformylglycinamidine synthase subunit PurQ, translating into MRAAVVVFPGSNRDGDVARALRCSGAEVVSVWHADTELPAGTDLAVVPGGFSYGDYLRCGAIAGRAAAMDAVRAHAARGGLVLGICNGFQILCESGLLPGVLMRNVNRRFICHRQFLRVERADTRFTSAYTEGQVIDVCVAHGEGNYFADSETIGRLEGEGRIAFRYCDASGALTEDANRNGSLNSIAGIYSEQRNVLGMMPHPENFVDGLVGGTDGKGLFDSLAA; encoded by the coding sequence ATGCGCGCCGCCGTCGTCGTCTTTCCGGGCTCGAATCGCGACGGCGACGTGGCCCGCGCACTCCGCTGCTCCGGTGCGGAGGTCGTCAGCGTGTGGCACGCCGACACCGAACTGCCTGCCGGCACCGACCTCGCGGTGGTACCCGGCGGGTTCTCCTACGGCGATTATCTGCGCTGCGGCGCGATCGCCGGCCGGGCAGCGGCCATGGATGCGGTGCGCGCGCACGCCGCCCGCGGCGGCCTCGTGCTCGGCATCTGCAACGGCTTCCAGATCCTGTGCGAATCGGGCCTGCTGCCGGGCGTGCTGATGCGCAACGTCAACCGCCGCTTCATCTGCCACCGGCAGTTCCTGCGGGTCGAGCGCGCCGACACGCGTTTCACCTCGGCCTACACAGAGGGTCAGGTGATCGACGTCTGCGTGGCGCATGGCGAGGGCAACTACTTCGCCGATTCCGAGACGATCGGCCGCCTCGAGGGCGAGGGCCGCATCGCCTTCCGCTATTGCGACGCCAGCGGTGCGCTGACCGAGGACGCGAACCGCAACGGCTCGCTCAATTCCATCGCCGGCATCTACTCCGAGCAGCGCAATGTGCTCGGCATGATGCCCCACCCCGAGAACTTCGTGGACGGCCTCGTCGGCGGCACCGACGGCAAGGGCCTGTTCGACAGCCTGGCAGCCTGA
- a CDS encoding adenine phosphoribosyltransferase translates to MEARRHSALKDSVRSIPDYPKPGIIFRDITTLLSDPRSFRRAVDSLVHPYAGGRIDQVAGIEARGFILGGAVAHQLSSGFVPIRKKGKLPHKTVSTAYALEYGTDEIEIHVDAIKPGDRVILVDDLIATGGTATAAVNLLRQLGAEVIAACFVIDLPEIGGAQRLRDLGVTVRTLMEFEGH, encoded by the coding sequence ATGGAAGCCCGCCGCCACTCCGCTCTGAAGGACTCGGTCCGCTCGATTCCCGACTATCCGAAGCCGGGCATCATTTTTCGCGACATCACGACCCTGCTCAGCGATCCGCGCTCGTTCCGCCGGGCGGTCGATTCGCTGGTGCACCCTTACGCGGGGGGGCGGATCGATCAGGTCGCGGGCATCGAGGCGCGCGGCTTCATCCTCGGCGGCGCGGTGGCGCATCAGCTCTCCTCGGGCTTCGTGCCGATCCGCAAGAAGGGCAAGCTGCCCCACAAGACCGTCTCGACGGCCTACGCGCTGGAATACGGCACCGACGAGATCGAGATCCACGTCGACGCGATCAAGCCGGGCGATCGGGTGATCCTCGTCGACGACCTCATCGCCACCGGCGGCACGGCGACGGCGGCGGTGAACCTTCTGCGCCAGCTCGGTGCCGAGGTGATCGCCGCCTGCTTCGTGATCGATCTGCCGGAGATCGGCGGCGCCCAGCGCCTGCGGGATCTCGGCGTCACCGTGCGCACGCTGATGGAATTCGAGGGGCACTGA
- a CDS encoding inositol monophosphatase family protein: protein MINSPLMTVMVDAVRKAARGLKRDFGEIENLQVSRKGPGNFVSAADRKAEEVLRDALMKARPGYGLIMEESGIIEGTDRSHTWHVDPLDGTTNFLHGIPHFAISVGLERDGQIVAGVIYDPAKDELFIAERGKGAFLNNRRLRVSGRQDFADALVAYGTPYLGRGSHGRLLKEVAAVMAVSGGTRRLGSAALDLAYVACGRTDLYWERDLQTWDIAAGIILVREAGGFVSSADGGAEPLAARSVACGNEVLHRELIGLLRKAAA from the coding sequence ATGATCAACTCTCCCCTCATGACCGTCATGGTCGATGCCGTTCGCAAGGCCGCCCGCGGGCTCAAGCGCGACTTCGGCGAGATCGAGAACCTCCAGGTCTCCCGCAAGGGCCCCGGCAATTTCGTCTCGGCGGCCGATCGGAAGGCGGAGGAGGTCCTGCGCGACGCGCTGATGAAGGCGCGGCCCGGTTACGGCCTCATCATGGAGGAGAGCGGGATCATCGAGGGCACCGACCGGAGCCACACCTGGCACGTCGATCCCCTCGACGGGACAACGAACTTCCTGCACGGCATCCCGCATTTCGCGATCTCGGTCGGGCTCGAGCGCGACGGCCAGATCGTTGCCGGCGTGATCTACGATCCGGCCAAGGACGAGTTGTTCATCGCCGAGCGCGGCAAGGGCGCCTTCCTCAACAATCGCCGCCTGCGCGTTTCCGGACGACAGGATTTCGCCGACGCGCTGGTCGCCTATGGCACGCCCTATCTCGGCCGCGGCAGCCATGGCCGGTTGCTCAAGGAGGTCGCCGCGGTGATGGCGGTCTCCGGCGGCACCCGCCGCCTCGGCTCGGCGGCGCTCGATCTCGCCTACGTCGCCTGTGGCCGGACCGACCTCTACTGGGAGCGCGACCTCCAGACCTGGGACATCGCGGCCGGCATCATCCTCGTACGCGAGGCCGGCGGCTTCGTCTCCAGCGCGGATGGCGGCGCCGAGCCGCTCGCGGCCCGCTCCGTGGCCTGCGGCAACGAGGTGCTGCACCGTGAGCTGATCGGCCTGCTGCGCAAGGCCGCCGCCTGA
- a CDS encoding thiamine phosphate synthase gives MTLPPLLVVTDRHGAARPLTETVRAAVAGGARFVWLRDRDLDRDARRDLARDLIALLQPVGGRLVVGGDAGLAVEIGAQGVHLPGSAGIDGIRAARTALGAAALIGFSAHSVAEIAAIAAVGADYATLSPIFPTASKPGYGPTLGLAALRAAAAHGLPVFALGGIDGDNARACREAGAAGVAVMGGVMRGSDPRDATARFVAALT, from the coding sequence GTGACGCTCCCGCCGCTTCTGGTCGTCACCGACCGCCACGGGGCGGCGCGACCGCTGACTGAGACCGTCCGGGCGGCAGTGGCGGGGGGCGCGCGCTTCGTCTGGCTGCGCGACCGCGATCTCGACCGCGACGCGCGGCGGGATCTCGCCCGCGACCTGATCGCGCTCCTGCAGCCGGTCGGCGGACGGCTCGTCGTCGGCGGTGATGCGGGGCTGGCGGTCGAGATCGGGGCGCAAGGCGTGCACCTGCCGGGCTCCGCCGGGATCGACGGCATCCGCGCGGCGCGGACGGCACTCGGCGCCGCGGCGCTGATCGGGTTCTCGGCCCACTCGGTCGCGGAGATCGCGGCGATTGCGGCGGTGGGCGCCGACTACGCAACCCTCAGCCCGATTTTTCCCACCGCGAGCAAGCCCGGCTACGGCCCCACCCTCGGTCTCGCCGCCTTGCGCGCCGCGGCGGCCCATGGCCTGCCGGTCTTCGCGCTCGGTGGGATCGACGGGGACAACGCCCGCGCCTGCCGCGAGGCCGGGGCGGCGGGCGTCGCCGTGATGGGCGGCGTGATGCGCGGGTCCGATCCGCGCGACGCCACCGCCCGGTTCGTCGCCGCGCTCACTTGA
- a CDS encoding thiazole synthase, translating to MNHHDTTLAQPDATGDDALVIAGIRLSSRLFIGTAGYPSQEIMAQSVRASGAEVVTASIRRVSLQGHGSDTFQKLKGARFLPNTAGCETARDAIMTAELAREALGTSWIKVEVIGDRETLYPDVTELLEACRHLVDDGFTVLPYCNDDPVICERLADLGCAAVMPMGSLIGSGMGIANPANIELICRRAKVPVIVDAGIGTASDAVIAMELGAAACLVNTAVAKADDPVRMAGAMRHAVEAGRLAHLAGRIPRRGRAEPSSPQLGLVGS from the coding sequence ATGAACCATCACGACACCACCCTCGCCCAGCCCGACGCCACCGGAGACGACGCGCTGGTGATCGCCGGCATCCGGCTCTCCTCGCGGCTGTTCATCGGCACGGCCGGCTATCCCAGCCAGGAGATCATGGCGCAGTCGGTGCGCGCCTCGGGCGCCGAGGTCGTCACCGCCTCGATCCGCCGGGTCTCGCTCCAGGGGCACGGCTCGGACACCTTTCAGAAGCTGAAGGGCGCCCGCTTTCTGCCCAACACCGCCGGCTGCGAAACGGCCCGCGACGCGATCATGACCGCTGAACTCGCCCGCGAGGCACTCGGCACGTCCTGGATCAAGGTCGAGGTGATCGGCGACCGCGAGACGCTCTATCCGGATGTCACCGAGTTGCTCGAAGCCTGCCGGCACCTCGTCGATGACGGCTTTACGGTGCTGCCCTATTGCAACGACGATCCCGTGATCTGCGAGCGGCTGGCCGATCTCGGCTGCGCCGCGGTGATGCCGATGGGCTCTCTGATCGGTTCGGGGATGGGCATCGCCAACCCGGCCAATATCGAGTTGATTTGCCGCCGGGCCAAGGTGCCGGTGATCGTCGATGCCGGCATCGGCACCGCCTCGGACGCGGTGATCGCGATGGAGCTGGGCGCCGCCGCCTGCCTCGTCAACACCGCCGTGGCGAAGGCCGACGACCCGGTGCGGATGGCCGGCGCCATGCGCCACGCGGTCGAGGCGGGCCGGCTCGCGCATCTGGCCGGGCGCATTCCGCGCCGCGGCCGGGCTGAGCCGTCGAGCCCGCAGCTCGGCCTCGTGGGCTCGTGA
- the thiS gene encoding sulfur carrier protein ThiS, translating into MRLTVNGETCEREAADLAALFATEAEERGIESSQGIAIAVNGRVVRKSVWAETSLNEGDRIEIVRAMQGG; encoded by the coding sequence ATGAGGCTGACCGTCAACGGAGAGACCTGCGAGCGCGAGGCGGCCGACCTCGCCGCCCTGTTCGCGACCGAAGCCGAAGAGCGGGGCATCGAGAGTTCCCAGGGAATCGCCATCGCCGTCAACGGCCGCGTCGTGCGCAAAAGCGTCTGGGCCGAAACGTCACTCAATGAGGGCGACCGGATCGAGATCGTCCGCGCCATGCAGGGAGGCTGA
- the thiO gene encoding glycine oxidase ThiO, with the protein MSDLLTSPIGQRRSLAIRPRAAELPQRADVAVVGAGLIGLSIAWRLAQAGRSVAVVERGSVGSGASLAATGMLAPAAEHEPGSDLLLPLALESLRRWPAFRDALQAASGREIDYRADGTLVIAIGRDEVERLRFRHDLQRRSGVAAEWLSGPEVRAREPLLRPNVTAGILCPLDAQVDPRLVMEALLRACEAAGVVISEGVAVEGLERRGGRVTGLHAAGRTLAADTVILAAGAWSGEASLLPGDLAVPVRPLKGQSLALRTTKRTGTLSRMVWTDAVHMAPKGDGHLIIGATVEDCGFTSGVTAGGMFALLEGARRVLPGIEEMEIDAVWSGFRPTSDDDAPIIEEAAPGLVVATGHHRNGYLLAPATADAVATLLTEGALPDFARGFGRARFSLSNQTGGRAVA; encoded by the coding sequence ATGTCAGACCTGCTGACCTCCCCGATCGGCCAGCGCCGTAGCCTCGCGATACGACCGCGCGCGGCGGAGTTGCCGCAGCGTGCCGACGTCGCGGTGGTCGGCGCGGGGCTGATCGGCCTGTCGATCGCGTGGCGGCTGGCGCAGGCCGGCCGCTCGGTGGCCGTGGTGGAGCGCGGGAGCGTCGGCAGCGGTGCGAGCCTCGCCGCGACCGGCATGCTGGCGCCGGCCGCCGAACACGAGCCGGGCTCCGATCTGCTGTTGCCGCTGGCGCTCGAATCCCTGCGCCGCTGGCCGGCTTTTCGCGACGCGCTCCAGGCGGCCTCGGGCCGCGAGATCGATTACCGCGCCGACGGCACCCTCGTGATCGCCATCGGCCGCGACGAGGTGGAGCGCCTGCGCTTCCGCCACGACCTGCAGCGCCGCTCGGGCGTCGCCGCCGAATGGCTGTCCGGCCCGGAGGTGCGCGCGCGTGAGCCGCTGCTGCGCCCCAACGTCACCGCCGGCATCCTCTGCCCCCTCGACGCCCAGGTCGATCCCCGGCTCGTGATGGAAGCGCTGCTGCGCGCCTGCGAGGCGGCCGGCGTCGTCATCAGCGAGGGTGTCGCGGTCGAGGGGCTGGAGCGCCGGGGCGGGCGCGTCACCGGCCTGCACGCCGCCGGCCGCACGCTCGCCGCCGACACGGTGATCCTGGCCGCCGGCGCATGGAGCGGGGAGGCGAGCCTGCTTCCCGGCGACCTCGCCGTGCCGGTCCGGCCGCTCAAGGGACAGTCGCTGGCCCTGCGCACGACCAAGCGCACCGGCACCCTCTCCCGCATGGTCTGGACCGACGCGGTGCACATGGCGCCGAAGGGCGACGGACACCTCATCATCGGCGCCACGGTGGAGGATTGCGGCTTCACCAGCGGTGTCACCGCGGGCGGAATGTTCGCCTTGCTGGAGGGCGCGCGGCGGGTTCTGCCCGGTATCGAGGAGATGGAGATCGACGCGGTCTGGAGCGGCTTCCGCCCGACCTCGGACGACGACGCACCGATCATCGAGGAGGCCGCGCCCGGCCTCGTCGTCGCTACCGGCCATCACCGCAACGGCTACCTGCTCGCCCCCGCGACCGCCGACGCCGTGGCGACGCTCCTCACCGAGGGCGCGCTGCCGGACTTCGCCCGCGGCTTCGGACGGGCGCGCTTCTCATTATCGAATCAAACCGGAGGGAGGGCCGTGGCATGA
- a CDS encoding adenylate/guanylate cyclase domain-containing protein, producing the protein MRDADAPKPTPTALADGSEAEDVPFGALQRCVGIRDWLLGEGARLPKADDLLAGLAERLNAIGVPIDRASTAIDTLHSEYSGVGRVWTRGAGSTVRLFPHGEVSAKAYQASPFSTVHESGEWLSLDLAETAEDAYAIIPELKADGYTHYLVAPLIFTNGNKNGITFATRAKDGFRDEDIAILRFVMPALAAVMEMRILNKQLDTVLRIYVGDEPHRAILSGDIRRGQVRRIRSAILFADMRDYTRLSANRTPEGAVDLLNAFFDCLVPPIEREGGEVLKYLGDGLLAIFRESGDDLGGAAKSALTAAEAALSALAEANAVGRFGQGERVVDAGIALHHGEAAYGNVGSGTRLDFTVIGRDVNLASRLARLNRTLQEPLLMSKPFVDFLWGDPEALGSHVLDGFDEPMAVYRPGRRRAAKAAAAE; encoded by the coding sequence ATGCGCGACGCCGACGCCCCGAAACCAACGCCGACGGCTCTCGCCGACGGATCGGAAGCCGAGGACGTCCCGTTCGGAGCCCTACAACGCTGCGTTGGCATCCGCGACTGGCTGCTCGGGGAGGGCGCCCGGTTGCCCAAGGCCGACGACCTGCTCGCGGGGCTCGCCGAGCGCCTCAACGCGATCGGCGTGCCGATCGACCGGGCCTCAACGGCCATCGACACGCTTCATTCCGAGTATTCGGGTGTCGGTCGCGTCTGGACCCGCGGCGCCGGCTCGACGGTGCGCCTATTTCCCCACGGCGAGGTCTCCGCGAAGGCCTACCAAGCGAGCCCCTTCTCCACCGTGCACGAATCCGGCGAGTGGCTGAGCCTCGACCTCGCGGAGACCGCCGAGGACGCCTACGCGATCATCCCCGAACTGAAGGCCGACGGCTATACGCACTACCTCGTCGCGCCCCTGATCTTCACCAACGGCAACAAGAACGGCATCACCTTCGCCACGCGCGCGAAAGACGGTTTTCGCGATGAGGACATCGCGATCCTGCGCTTCGTCATGCCCGCGCTCGCCGCGGTGATGGAGATGCGCATCCTCAACAAGCAACTCGATACGGTGCTGCGCATCTATGTCGGCGACGAGCCGCATCGCGCGATCCTCTCGGGCGATATCCGGCGCGGGCAGGTGCGCCGCATCCGTTCGGCGATCCTGTTCGCGGATATGCGCGACTACACGCGCCTGTCCGCCAACCGGACGCCGGAGGGCGCGGTCGATCTCCTGAACGCGTTCTTCGACTGCCTTGTGCCGCCGATCGAGCGGGAGGGCGGCGAGGTGCTGAAATATCTCGGCGACGGGCTTCTCGCGATCTTCCGCGAGTCGGGCGACGATCTCGGCGGCGCGGCCAAGAGTGCGCTCACGGCGGCGGAGGCGGCGTTGTCGGCCCTTGCCGAGGCGAACGCGGTCGGGCGCTTCGGCCAGGGCGAGCGGGTGGTCGATGCCGGCATCGCCCTGCATCACGGTGAGGCGGCCTACGGCAATGTCGGCTCCGGCACCCGGCTCGACTTCACCGTGATCGGCCGCGACGTGAACCTCGCGAGCCGCCTGGCGCGGCTCAACCGCACGCTTCAGGAGCCGCTCCTGATGTCGAAGCCGTTCGTGGACTTCCTGTGGGGCGACCCCGAAGCGCTGGGAAGCCACGTCCTCGACGGGTTCGATGAGCCGATGGCGGTGTACCGCCCCGGCCGGAGGCGGGCCGCGAAGGCCGCCGCGGCGGAATGA
- a CDS encoding helix-turn-helix domain-containing protein codes for MSNQSFTFTSEADGFEGYYALYSVGTNVAATDRLFRAHVEAHRFGPMNVFERTLSGVRHWRDGARVRRDGFDHFVIQYLRNGTYFGGPIDAERRLAPRDVILFDMSRPQRTWIESASTVTVSLSRKLVEAAAPEASRYHGHILPEAVSGLLGDLMGSLARRAAAAEPSTAESTARALTELLAGALGQVRLDDEASSALIADLRRRRAEAFIEARLNDPSLDVSMVARGAGLSRSALYRLFEPTGGVAYHILTRRLERLSSALRNPVEARSITTLTFDHGFASESHCSRAFRGTFGLPPGRYRAEMRHPRAGTLGQPLPGESAANLMSAWSRALA; via the coding sequence GTGTCGAACCAATCCTTCACCTTCACATCCGAGGCGGACGGCTTCGAGGGATACTATGCGCTCTACTCGGTCGGGACCAACGTCGCAGCGACCGATAGGCTGTTCCGCGCTCACGTAGAGGCGCATCGGTTCGGCCCGATGAACGTCTTCGAGCGGACTTTGAGCGGCGTCAGGCATTGGCGTGACGGGGCCCGCGTGCGCCGCGACGGCTTCGATCACTTCGTGATCCAGTACCTGCGCAACGGCACCTATTTCGGCGGTCCCATCGATGCGGAACGCCGCCTCGCACCCCGCGACGTCATCCTGTTCGACATGAGCCGCCCGCAGCGCACGTGGATCGAATCGGCATCGACCGTCACCGTGAGCCTGAGCCGGAAACTGGTCGAGGCAGCGGCGCCCGAGGCGAGCCGCTATCACGGGCACATCTTGCCGGAGGCGGTGTCGGGTCTGCTCGGCGACCTGATGGGATCCCTCGCGCGGCGGGCCGCCGCCGCCGAGCCGAGCACCGCGGAGAGCACCGCCCGTGCGCTGACCGAGTTGCTGGCCGGCGCTCTCGGGCAGGTCAGGCTCGACGACGAGGCTTCGAGCGCCCTCATCGCCGATCTGCGGCGGCGGCGCGCGGAGGCGTTCATCGAAGCGCGGCTGAACGACCCCTCACTCGACGTATCGATGGTCGCAAGGGGGGCGGGGTTGTCGCGCAGCGCGCTCTATCGCCTGTTCGAGCCGACGGGCGGCGTCGCCTACCACATCCTGACCCGTCGCCTCGAACGGTTGAGCTCGGCGCTCCGCAATCCGGTCGAGGCCCGCTCGATCACCACCCTCACCTTCGATCACGGCTTTGCCAGCGAGAGTCATTGCAGCCGCGCCTTCCGCGGCACGTTCGGCTTGCCGCCGGGCCGCTATCGCGCCGAGATGCGCCACCCGCGCGCAGGCACCCTCGGCCAGCCCCTGCCCGGCGAAAGTGCCGCGAACCTGATGTCCGCGTGGTCGCGCGCCCTCGCCTGA